GGAGTTGTGGTTCCTGGGCATGAAGGCGCCTGTGTGTTCGTCATCAGGGTATCCACGGAATTGTCTGCTGGGACTTCTGGAGACCGGGTGAGAGCTGGAGCCGTGGCACTGAGGGCTGAGAGCTGCGAACGCCCACGCCGAAGCTGACGGCCTGTGAGTAAGAACCGGCAGAGTGTGGCACGGCTGACGAGTGTAAGACCGACAAACAAAAAGTGGGACTGACCGACCGGTCGTATGTGCCCGACAGGTTGTGCTGTGTCTAAAGCATCTTGGCCTTGTATATCACGTCGAGTGACTGACTAACTGATGAAGCGACTGAAAGAAATAGTTCTTTGATGGACTTTGTAGGTGGGCTGTGAGACGGAGCCAGTGGGTTTGTGACTGAGTTCAAGTGTGAGTGAAACCCTCTGTGTCTGAAATACTGACTAAaatgttcctcctgcctcccaagcactgggtgTACACAGTCACACCAATACTTGAACTGCTTTTATTCCATCATAAAATGTGTATTAACAGCCTGGTGTGTCGCACACGTTCTTTTCGAAGCTGGCttaaaactcactgtgtagaccgggctggcttcAATCTCAGAGGTCTGTTTGCCtctccctcctaagtgctgggattaaagactgtgccaccatgcctaccttatttgtttttaattattttgtaggtatatatgtgcatgtgtggatgtgggcatgtgcatgctaTGGGATGGGCCTGGAAGTCGGAGGACAACTTCTGAAAGCTGGCTggccctctctgtctgtctccttgttTCTGCTCACTGCATACTCCAGACTAGCTGGCCCACAAACTTCCTGGTGGTTCTctgttctctgcctcccatcctgccatagagtgctgggattacagatgtattcTCTTGCATCCAGCTTTTtgcaggttctggggattgaactcaggacagcaGGCTTCCATGGtgagtacctttacctgctgagccatctctttgccCCCCTCTCCCTTTTGTGGGACAAGCCATGTCTTGATAGGTAGCTCAGACAGCCTTCAGagttgtaatcctcctgcttccatcttccaaagtgctggaattaacaggcatgcgccaccattgcctggactGAAAAGTCCCTAACTCTTAAGGTGTTGACACTGCAGTGATGTCAGATGGATAACAAATAATCATACAATTGTGCTATCCACCAAGTGGTGAAGAGTAATAAGAAATAAAGCAGGGTAGGGGGGCAGAACCTCTGCAGAGTTGTCTTTTGTATAGAGGCCTGCCATACAGAAGGCATTTGCCCAGgactgaaaagaaataaatttaaaaagccagcATTATTGAGAGTCTCATAATCAAAACCCaccatttagttatttatttagggctgaAAGAATCTTGCTCtctagcccaggatagccttgaactctaaATCTTCATGCCTTGACCTTCTGAGTagtgagattataggtatgtgtcaccatacctggctgaacttctatctgtctatctatctatctatctatctatctatctatctatctatctatctatctatctatctatctatttttgaggcaaagtctcacaATGTACTACTGGATGGCATAGAACTCAAAGttctgcctgccactgccaccATAGTCCTGAAATGAAagctatgtgccaccacacccagcctaaaACTCACCATCTCAAAGTATAAAATTCAGTAGTTTTTAGTAAACCACACCCCTAGTCATAAGCAACAGAGTTCCAAATAAACCCTGAATTATAAAGAACCACAgcagaaattagaaaatattttaaactaaattaTTATGAAGTAGGCTATGGTGGTatatgcttataatctcagcacccaggaggctaaAGCATAAAGATTTCCAtatcaaggctatcctgggctacataagatatCCTGccgcaaataaataaaaatgtaaatagagCTTAACAAAAATGTGATATACGATTAGAGCTGTTTAGAAGAAAATGTATAGCTTTAAACACATGCACTTGATTTAGACTTTggttttttcgagtcagggtttctctgtagctttggagcctgtcctggaactacctcttgtagaccaggctggctttgaactcacagagatccgcctgcctctgcctcccgagtgctgtgattaaaggcgtgtgccaccactgcccagctgactttttttttttttttccatgacagggtttctctgtgtagccctggctgtccaggaatttgctctgtagactgggctggccttgaactcacagagatctacctacctctgcctcccaagtgctgggattaaaggcatgccccaccaccacctagctgatctcaaacttttatatttatttatttatttatttatttatttatttatttattttatttttggtttttttgagacagggtttctctgtggctttggagcctatcctggaactagctctgtagaccaggctggtctcgaactcacagagatccgcctgcctctgcctcccgagtgctgggattagaggcgtgcgccaccatcgcccggcttatatttatttctttatatgcatgcatactaCAGCACAACActtgggggggggcattttttattgatttttattgagctctacatttttctctgttccccttcctgcctctcccctccccgcctcagccctcccccaaggtccccacgctcccaatttactcaggagatcatgtctttttctactttctacttcccatgtagattaaatctatgtaagtctctcttacaGCACAACACTTTTAATAGTCAGGTTTTCCCTTCTACCATATAGATCCTAGGTATCAAATGTATgtcatcaggtttggtagcaaatgcctttacctgataagccatcTCAATAGCCCAAATGCATGCATCTGAAAAGAAGCAAGGTGGTCAGGCATGGTAGGACATGCACTGGGGATGAAGACTGGAGGCCAGTCTCGTTACATAGTTCCACAGGGAAACAGCAGATAAAGTGAATAATTCACTATGTGGTTATCAGCTCGAAAGATAGGAAATGGGTAATGTATAAGAGACAGGAGACATGGCTCTGTTTTGCTTGCATTTGCAGCTCACTCTCCTGCTAAATCCTTCCCTAGctgggagacttttctttctgtctgtcttcaccTAAAATAGGAGTATAGCTTATGTCCCTTGAGTTTATTATaagttcatttgtgtgtgtgtgtgtgtgtgtgtgtgcactccacatgaaggccagaggttgacgtAAGGATTCTGCCTCTATCACTTTccacctctgctgctgctgctgctgttactgttgTTTTGAGACCAGATCTCTCAACCTACAGCTAGCCAGTGAGCcctggggatctgcctgtctctgctcccctctgtgCTGGGGTTATGGACCTGCACGGCCATGCTAGGCTTCTTATAATGAtggggatccaaacccaggcCATGCTTActcaacaagcactttacccaactgagccatctccttagctctGTTGAAGttactttattctttgtttttatagttctgtttttatgtatataggtgttttgcctacatgtatgtgtactaGATGCATGCCTGgtgaaaaccagaagagggtgtcagatgacctgggactggaattacagacagttgtgagccactaagtGGATGCTGAGCCTTCGCTCCAGCCCCTgagactttttttattttcacatgtgGTACTCAATCAAATGACAACACAcaacagtcagttctcttcctccactcaTGTGGTTCCTGCACCCTTACCTGTGGAGCCATCCCATTGcctgctcccctctctttttttttaactttattggATTTGTTATTTGATAACAATTTCATACAACATGCATTCTCATTACTATAACCCCCAGCCTTCCTCCCACCCATTATTCTCCTCCTTACAGACCTTCCCACATTCATAACTGTGTTGGTTTTGAGACCCACCGAATTTAACCAAGATCATTGTAATTATGGCTTTGAAATTCTCTGCTGGAGCTTAATGCGTTCCTCCCtgttgtgtattttgttttgattttttttgtttgttttggtttttggtatgAGTGCACTATCTATATGCATGCCTACATGCCAGTATGCCTACAGCATCAGATtccattacagatgactgtgagccaccatgtggttactgggaattgaacccaggtcccctggaagagcagccagtgctcttaactgctgcactatctctccagcccctgttgtaTATTCTGAACGTATGGGACCACTGAGCATCATCCTCAGCTCTGAACAGACACTGCCATGATCATTAcattcatctttttttcccctgaggctTTTACTtcaagttgatttttaaaatttttttattgattttattgagctataatttttctctgctcccttaccttcctatccccccccccttctaccctctcccatggtctccatgctcccagtttactcaggagatcttatcttttttctacttcccatgtagattcgatccatgtatatctctcttagggtcctcattgtacATTCATCTTTTTCCATGTGCGAATAAgtgacttggtggcaagcaccttttcctGATAATCCATCTCAGTGACCCAAATACATAGATCTAAAAAGTAGCAAGTTAgtaggcatggtagtgcatgcacagaggatgaggcaggagaatggtgaattggaggccagtctggctaCCTCAAACCTgcatctcctctccctcttttcagATAGTGAAGCTCTAACATTTCTACAGAcccaattctgagattccagccatCCCGTGTCTCACTGAATTCATCTGCCCAATGGCCATCCCCAAGTGCCCTCTGAGCCCAGTACTCTGGGAACAGGACAGCTTCCTTCAGGTGAAggtgaaagaggaggaagaagctaaCCTCTGCCAGAGCCAGGGATGCAGCCCTAGCCCTACTGCCCATCCTGAGGCTGCACGCCTGCGCTTCCGGCACTTCCGTTACGAGGAGGCATCCAGCCCCCATCAGGCGCTGGCACAACTGCGAGAGCTATGTTGCCAGTGGCTGAGGCCAGAGTCGTCCTCCAAAGAGCAGATGCTGGAGTTGCTGGTGCTGGAGCAGTTCCTGGGTGCACTGCCCCCTGAGATCCAGGCCTGGGTCGGGGCTCAGTGCCCAAAGAGTGGAAAGGAGGCTGCCATTCTGGTGGAGGATCTGACTCAGTTGCTGGACAAGAGAGGTAAGGAGGAGCAGCAGGTAAGGAGGTAGTCGGCCACAGAGAGCGCTGGCACAGCCTGGCTGGAATGTAGGCCAAGCTAGCTCTAGTTAGGGATTGCTGCTGGGGTGCTCATTCTCACCTTTGTACCTAAGCCATGGGTACACGTGACCAGATCCCACACAGTTATGAGTCAGGGGCTTAGACACAGCGGCATCCAGAAGATacactcagaggcaggcggatctctgtgagttcaagaccagcctggtctacaagagctagttccaggacaggctccaaaaccacagagaaaccctgtctcgaaaaaccaaaaaaaaaaaaaagaagatacactCAGAGAGCCTTGATACTcagcctgcttgctctcacctgCTCTCATGTTCCATATCTCCTTTAGgtctgggtctctctgtgtagctttggaacctgtcctgggacttgctctgtagaacagactggacttgaactcacagagactcctgcctctgcctcccgagtgctgggattaaaggtgtactccaCCAGTGGCCCAGCGAGGGtttcagatcttggagttacaaacagttgtgagctgccatgtgggtgctgggaattgaacccgggtcctctggaggagcagccagtgctcttaaccgctctccagcccttttttttttttaaaatatttatttatttatttatttatttattatgtatacaatattctgtctgtgtgtatgtctgcaggccagaagagggcaccagacctcattacagatggttgtgagccaccatgtggttgccgggaattgaactcaggaactttggaagagcaggcaatgctcttaaccgctgagccatctctccagccccttattttttttttaaaaaaaaacgagAGGTCTTTTGTACCAAAGCTAACCTCAAATTTGCTACATACCTGGAGATGACCTTgatcttctgatcctcctgcctccacttccaagatgctgggattacaggcatgtgccaccacacccagcttcagaTGCTGGTACTAGGGATATAggtaagcactctgccagctgagctatatccctagctTATCACCATCTCCCCAAAGGTAGTCCATCAGTTCCTAACTTATTATCAAGTGGATGGGGAAAACAGCAAGCAATGTCTAGTGTGAGCTCACTGAACCAATCAGATCTGTGTTTGCCTTTGGACCGTCAAATCCCAGGAACTCATAGTGAGCCTGGGGCTCTTCCTCAAAGGAAGTGTGGCTCCTGGCCCAGATGAAATGACTGAATGCCTTgagtgagagggaggggagagaaatgagtATCCCTGTGTATCCTCTTGTGGCCTTTCCTGTGCTTGCCTACATGATCTGAGGGATGGTTAGATGGCCCTGAACTGGAGTGGGTTCTTGTCATTCAAGGAGACCCACACATGTATTCCCTAACCCAGAGACGTCTGGTAGGATGCAAGGGTCCAAGCGCTGTACAATCTAGTCCAGGAACTTCCAGAGTAAGTCCCAGTCTGGCTGCAAGCTAACTGAGCAAGTACAAGTCCCTCAGAATCTCTACTAATCTTCTGATTTTAGtcacttattcatttattaagacagagtcttactatgtagctcttgGCTTGGAACTACAATGTAGAACTATCTTGGAACAAGCTCTAGAGaccagctggtcttgaactcagagatcctcctggctctgtctcctgaccactgggactaaaggcatgcttGACCATGCATAATCCTGTGATGGTGTGCCTGGGGCTCAGTCTCACTAAGCACCTCCTCTGGAAAGGATGAGGCAGTGCAGTTGGAGACATAAGCCAGCGGCCCTGGCAAGCAAGCACTATCACAAACTGAGGTCCGGATGATGGCAGTGCCAAACTTAAGGATTGACGACTTGGCACCTCAAAGTCTGGGGTTAGAGCCCTGTTTCTGAGTCTTCTCAGCCCAAGGATAGGCTGGAAGGACAGCTATTGCATACTGCTCTGACTCTCATCCATGGGACTCATCCGTAGACATTGCCAGATGAAGTATCCTCAGGTACCCTTTGCTTCCGTGGAGAGCGGGTCAGTGCAGGTCGCCTCCTGTTCACTCGGATCGGATCGGGGAGTTTCAGGAGCAAATCAGATGTCTACCTAGAGTTCTGCTGTGAGAAGTCACAGTCACAGGCATCTGGCTTGATTCTCATTCAGCCACTGTTCCCAAAGACAGCCTCTGAGTATAAGGGACAGAGCCTGGACTCACAGAACTTAGCCCTGCCCAGACTGCCGGGAGCAGATGCACAGGGACCCGACAAGGCCCAGCTTCCTCCACTCTTGTTTTTCAGATCTTATCCACACGTAAGTTTTCCTTTGGGCATTTTAGCCAGATCAGGAGCCTTGGCGAGACAGATGGCAGTTTAGGGTAGCATAAGAGGACAGTCCTGAATCCTTTTTCTTACTCAAGACACCGAAGGGGAAACTTCCCCTTGGAAATGGGACCGTGTGACAAATGTGTGGATAGAGCCTCAGGCAGATAGAGAGGCTTGTGTGGCGGGGAAGTAACAGTATGATTTGGATGATTCCAGGGTGGGAACCAGGAGCGCAACACGAAGAGGCAAGTTGTAAACAGAGCAGCACAGACGAGTTACACCCACCAGACATGGCCACTGGAACAGCCGCAGGAGTCCTTTCCCCAAAACCCACCTTTGCCCACACTTGGAAACCTGAGAGCAGCTCTGCGAGCCAGCCAGAGCTCCTAGGAGCACTCTGGATGAAGCCTGCTGCCCAAGAGATGGATTTCAGAAAAGACCTGGGGTCTCACATGGGTGCCCCCAAAGACCAGCCTGGCTATGGGTCTGACGTCTCAGGAAAGAGTTCCAACACATGGCCCAGCTTCCCTTCCCAAGACAAGGCTTCTTCAGAGGAGAAACTTGGCCCATTATATGACTATGGAACAGTGCCTCCAGATACACACTCAGGAAAGAAGCCCTCCACATACGGTGAATGTGTGAGAACATTCCAGAATACATCAGCCCTGGAGGCCCACCAGAAGAGCCACTCTCAGAAGATGCCCTATGCCTGTGTCGAGTGTGGGAAGGCTTTCGGTCGGAGCACCCACCTTGCCCAACACCAGGTTGTCCACACAGGAGCAAAGCCCCATACGTGTAaagagtgtgggaaagccttcaggcGAGTCACCCACCTGACGCAGCACCAGAGGGTTCACACTGGGGAGAAGCCCTATAAGTGTGAGGAGTGCGGCAAAACCTTCAGCCGCAGCACCCACCTCACCCAGCATCAGCGGGTGCACACCGGGGAGCGGCCTTATGAGTGTGACCTGTGCGGCAAGGCCTTCAGCCAGAGCACCCACCTGACACAGCACCAGCGCATCCACACCGGGGAGAAGCCCTACAGATGTGACGTGTGTGGGAGAGCCTTCAGTGACTGCTCTGCTCTGGTCCGGCACCTGAGAATCCActctggagagaagccctatcgCTGTAAGGACTGCCCAAAGGCCTTCGCACAGAGCTCCTCCCTCATTGAGCACCAGCGCACGCACACGGGAGAGAAGCCCTACAAGTGCAGTGACTGTGGGAAGGCCTTCAGCCGCAGCTCAGCTCTCATGGTCCACCTAAAGATCCATGTCACTGTGCTCCAGTGACTGGAAGCACCACAGCACAGCCTccctcagagaaaccctgaattCCACAGGAGCCAGGAACCCCACTGGTGGATAACTGTGTTACCCAGTCGGGAACACCTCTACATTTGAGGTCCCAGGTGAAGTCCCCTAATGAACATAGAGATTCAGACCAATCGGTGAAACTTCCAGTAGCTTCCTACTGCCTTTTCTCTCCTACTCAGGCTGGTCCCAGAGAAAAGATACCTGAGCTAAAGATGTGCATTGGTTCTTGGAACCAGAGCAAATAGAGCTGAGTGTCTATGTGGCTCAGTGACCTCTAGCTGATCCTCTAGGTAGGAAGGCCCGAGCTTCACATTCTCACACGGCTACTGTTCTTGTTAGTTCCTTTG
This genomic window from Chionomys nivalis chromosome 2, mChiNiv1.1, whole genome shotgun sequence contains:
- the Zscan22 gene encoding zinc finger and SCAN domain-containing protein 22, with amino-acid sequence MAIPKCPLSPVLWEQDSFLQVKVKEEEEANLCQSQGCSPSPTAHPEAARLRFRHFRYEEASSPHQALAQLRELCCQWLRPESSSKEQMLELLVLEQFLGALPPEIQAWVGAQCPKSGKEAAILVEDLTQLLDKRGWEPGAQHEEASCKQSSTDELHPPDMATGTAAGVLSPKPTFAHTWKPESSSASQPELLGALWMKPAAQEMDFRKDLGSHMGAPKDQPGYGSDVSGKSSNTWPSFPSQDKASSEEKLGPLYDYGTVPPDTHSGKKPSTYGECVRTFQNTSALEAHQKSHSQKMPYACVECGKAFGRSTHLAQHQVVHTGAKPHTCKECGKAFRRVTHLTQHQRVHTGEKPYKCEECGKTFSRSTHLTQHQRVHTGERPYECDLCGKAFSQSTHLTQHQRIHTGEKPYRCDVCGRAFSDCSALVRHLRIHSGEKPYRCKDCPKAFAQSSSLIEHQRTHTGEKPYKCSDCGKAFSRSSALMVHLKIHVTVLQ